The following coding sequences lie in one Victivallis lenta genomic window:
- a CDS encoding GH39 family glycosyl hydrolase gives MEHQMKLTIDYTRKAGTVRRLNGVNLAPPPIAEKASRDLSADFAALRAPYARLHDASLENGNMRLVDVPFLFGNCDADAADKANYYFRQTDDYLATCRRCGSDIIYRLGVSIEHGIGRYYAFPPEDFEKWSDICVNIVRHYNEGWNDGFAWNIRYWEIWNEPDLAGNMWNAPLERYFELYALTAKKLKARFPGVRVGGPAYACSDPGRINAFLDACRAADAPLDFFSWHCYTADPAEIAAQPARVRALLDAKGFTGTELHLNEWHYFNADWKKLRSDARYCREVHTGADGINGIDAAAFAVSVLTRWQDTPLDLGNYYTATVMQGWGLFDNYGIPFKTYHALKAFGELAGGARFRAASPSPEVTVLAGDGAVLVSRFKSTKPVSVVFEGGMPERMQVHLLDREHDLEPVAAEPAGNVLALPGEGSAVWLIATA, from the coding sequence ATGGAACATCAGATGAAGCTCACGATCGATTACACGCGGAAAGCCGGTACGGTGCGCCGGCTGAACGGAGTCAACCTCGCCCCGCCGCCGATTGCGGAGAAAGCCTCGCGCGATCTGTCGGCGGACTTCGCCGCGCTGCGCGCGCCGTATGCGCGGCTGCACGACGCGTCGCTCGAAAACGGCAACATGCGTCTCGTGGACGTGCCGTTCCTCTTCGGCAACTGCGACGCGGACGCCGCCGACAAGGCGAACTACTATTTCCGGCAGACCGACGACTACCTGGCGACCTGCCGCCGCTGCGGAAGCGATATCATCTACCGGCTCGGCGTCAGCATCGAACACGGAATCGGGCGCTATTACGCATTCCCGCCGGAGGATTTCGAAAAGTGGAGCGACATCTGCGTCAACATCGTGCGCCACTACAACGAAGGGTGGAACGACGGATTCGCCTGGAACATCCGCTACTGGGAAATCTGGAACGAGCCCGACCTCGCCGGCAACATGTGGAATGCGCCGCTCGAACGCTACTTCGAACTCTACGCCCTGACCGCGAAAAAGCTCAAGGCACGTTTCCCCGGCGTCAGGGTCGGCGGCCCGGCCTATGCCTGCAGCGACCCCGGACGGATCAACGCCTTTCTCGACGCCTGCCGCGCCGCCGACGCGCCGCTCGACTTCTTCAGCTGGCACTGCTACACGGCCGACCCGGCCGAAATCGCCGCCCAGCCGGCCCGGGTGCGCGCCCTGCTCGACGCGAAGGGCTTCACCGGCACCGAGCTGCACCTGAACGAATGGCATTACTTCAACGCCGACTGGAAAAAACTCCGCAGCGACGCCCGCTACTGCCGGGAGGTTCATACCGGAGCGGACGGCATCAACGGCATCGATGCGGCGGCCTTCGCCGTCTCCGTCCTCACCCGCTGGCAGGATACGCCGCTCGACCTCGGCAACTATTATACGGCCACCGTGATGCAGGGCTGGGGGCTCTTCGACAACTACGGAATCCCGTTCAAAACCTACCATGCGCTGAAGGCGTTCGGCGAACTGGCCGGCGGCGCCCGGTTCCGCGCGGCCTCGCCGTCGCCGGAGGTCACGGTGCTGGCCGGCGACGGCGCCGTGCTCGTCTCGCGTTTCAAAAGCACGAAGCCGGTCTCCGTCGTCTTCGAGGGGGGCATGCCGGAACGGATGCAGGTGCATCTGCTCGACCGGGAGCACGACCTCGAACCGGTCGCCGCCGAACCCGCCGGAAACGTCCTCGCGCTCCCGGGCGAAGGCTCCGCCGTCTGGCTCATCGCCACAGCCTGA
- a CDS encoding UDP-N-acetylmuramate--L-alanine ligase, whose protein sequence is MSDLAQKIHFVGIGGAGMAPLAEIMLSRGAAVSGSDRELNAKTALLAARGAAVREGHSAGFLPPDAGLLVYSSAVTPENPERMRAAELGIPQIRRGEFLARLAAQYRRPVAVSGSHGKTSISAMLTHILVHAGRRPGFLIGAAVKGAPSASAGEGDDLFVTEVDESDGTHTLVHPYLGVVPNVEDDHSWSVGGEAQLFANFRRFASQCKHLVYYAGLHTDELFASHPDALRLEYPLPGSFGRRWIGYQAWNAHLAIRAAVLLGVDAAEAEKALESFGGVARRMATRFQSERVTVIEDYAHHPTELASSIGTLRAGYPGHHLRVVFQPHRYARLRKYLPQLAAELAKADSAIVVPVFAAWCESGPVGGAELAAAAGAGARYLDAEWKAIAEAALDYRGTRPLLLAVIGAGDIEHIFEYLPGGE, encoded by the coding sequence ATGAGTGACCTGGCGCAGAAGATTCATTTCGTCGGGATCGGCGGAGCCGGAATGGCGCCGCTGGCCGAAATCATGCTGTCGCGCGGCGCGGCGGTCAGCGGTTCGGACCGGGAGTTGAACGCGAAGACCGCACTGCTTGCGGCACGCGGCGCGGCTGTCCGGGAAGGACATTCCGCCGGCTTCCTGCCGCCTGATGCGGGGCTTCTGGTCTACTCTTCGGCGGTGACCCCGGAGAATCCGGAACGGATGCGCGCGGCGGAGCTCGGCATCCCACAGATCCGCCGCGGCGAATTTCTGGCCCGGCTCGCGGCGCAATACCGGCGGCCGGTCGCCGTCTCCGGTTCCCACGGCAAGACCAGCATTTCCGCGATGCTGACCCATATCCTCGTCCATGCCGGGCGCAGGCCGGGGTTCCTGATCGGGGCGGCGGTGAAGGGCGCCCCTTCGGCTTCGGCCGGAGAGGGGGACGACCTTTTCGTGACGGAAGTGGATGAGTCGGACGGGACTCACACGCTCGTGCATCCGTATCTCGGCGTTGTGCCGAACGTCGAGGACGACCACAGTTGGAGCGTCGGCGGCGAGGCGCAGCTGTTTGCGAATTTCCGCCGCTTCGCGTCGCAGTGCAAACACCTGGTCTACTATGCCGGACTCCATACCGATGAATTGTTTGCATCGCACCCGGATGCGCTCCGTCTTGAATACCCGCTTCCCGGCAGCTTCGGCAGACGGTGGATCGGCTATCAGGCCTGGAATGCGCATCTGGCGATCCGGGCGGCGGTTTTGCTCGGCGTCGATGCGGCGGAGGCGGAGAAGGCGCTTGAGAGTTTCGGCGGCGTAGCACGCCGCATGGCGACCCGGTTCCAGTCGGAAAGGGTGACGGTTATCGAGGATTACGCACACCATCCGACCGAGCTGGCCAGTTCGATCGGGACGCTACGGGCCGGATATCCGGGGCATCATCTCCGGGTGGTTTTTCAGCCGCACCGTTATGCGCGGCTGCGGAAATATCTGCCGCAGCTCGCGGCGGAGCTGGCGAAGGCCGATTCGGCCATCGTGGTTCCGGTGTTCGCCGCCTGGTGCGAATCGGGTCCGGTCGGAGGTGCCGAGCTGGCTGCCGCCGCCGGAGCGGGAGCGCGCTATCTCGATGCGGAGTGGAAAGCGATTGCGGAAGCGGCGCTCGATTACCGGGGGACGCGGCCGCTGCTGCTTGCCGTGATCGGAGCCGGCGACATCGAACACATCTTTGAATATCTGCCCGGCGGAGAGTGA
- a CDS encoding GntR family transcriptional regulator encodes MDDRLTIVPGASIRSQVLEFYREAIRSGRLSEGAVLPPARKLAAEVGTAEANVHYAIAQLAREGLIVRRPKVGSIVIGRTRMHRVAFFLPELYTRRGERFTRPLAELLERELAAQGIPECQVIYDTASGEGWKLLSRLAASRRIQGVVVRSMTGGELDRFARLPVPFTAITALGIPGGVSFFTERLADAMVEGVKRQGCRTAGIIHPGGGESYLAPFYRRLRTAAEASGIEIRPGWIFGRDDYGADILDIDHFGYVGIGRTLSSPQRPEAVMLFSDDLVAGVTMGLYARGLRVPGDLKLVVHRTVENPVIFPFDCMLVEQSIAELVRLLVGKLIDGFEGRAPRQGELSIRISRNDGAPEA; translated from the coding sequence ATGGATGACAGGTTGACAATTGTTCCGGGTGCGAGCATCCGCTCGCAGGTGCTGGAGTTCTACCGCGAGGCGATCCGTTCCGGGCGGCTGTCGGAGGGGGCGGTGCTGCCGCCGGCGCGGAAGCTCGCCGCCGAAGTCGGGACGGCCGAGGCGAATGTGCATTATGCGATCGCCCAGCTGGCGCGGGAGGGGCTGATCGTCCGCCGCCCGAAGGTCGGGTCGATCGTGATCGGCCGCACCCGGATGCACCGGGTGGCGTTTTTTCTGCCCGAACTTTATACGCGCCGCGGCGAACGGTTCACGCGGCCGCTTGCGGAGCTGCTTGAGCGCGAGCTCGCGGCGCAGGGGATTCCGGAGTGCCAGGTGATCTACGACACCGCCTCCGGGGAGGGATGGAAGCTCCTTTCGCGGCTGGCCGCGTCGCGCCGCATTCAGGGCGTTGTGGTCCGCAGCATGACCGGCGGGGAGCTCGACCGGTTCGCGCGGCTGCCGGTCCCGTTCACGGCGATCACCGCGCTCGGCATTCCCGGCGGCGTCTCCTTTTTCACGGAACGGCTGGCCGATGCGATGGTCGAGGGGGTGAAGCGGCAGGGGTGCCGCACGGCCGGCATCATCCACCCCGGCGGCGGGGAGTCCTACCTCGCGCCGTTTTACCGGCGGCTCCGGACGGCGGCGGAGGCTTCCGGCATCGAGATCCGGCCCGGCTGGATCTTCGGGCGCGACGACTACGGCGCCGATATTCTCGACATCGACCACTTCGGCTATGTCGGCATCGGCAGGACCCTGTCGTCTCCGCAGCGCCCCGAAGCGGTCATGCTCTTTTCGGACGATCTTGTCGCGGGGGTCACCATGGGACTTTACGCCCGCGGGCTGCGCGTGCCGGGCGACCTGAAGCTCGTGGTGCACCGCACGGTCGAAAACCCGGTGATCTTTCCGTTCGACTGCATGCTCGTCGAACAGAGCATCGCGGAGCTGGTCCGGCTGCTGGTCGGCAAGCTGATCGACGGTTTCGAGGGGCGCGCGCCGCGGCAGGGGGAGCTTTCGATCCGCATCTCCCGGAACGACGGTGCGCCGGAGGCGTGA
- a CDS encoding ABC transporter ATP-binding protein: MGRKSGNEGEFKAQSYFRLLRYARPYWFRLTVGIVSGILVGGSLLVSLLMIPRLVGAVEPGAGGDTAAFEAEARNVVQVLEKPELTRAEKEKAVQELLHPVDNDPQLTKILNEARRAAEKYGLPFSVEGREIVVSWPVSFRFEAIGPGGRLAWQIFAVYVLVFVLAWTVKNLATFISNYYTRWVGAKVVSDLRDKVFDKLVNQSLQYYGKIDIGHLISRSTNDTSAIENAVSNSVADLTSAPIQIFACLVAILMACREYDSYSLVVILLVGVPAIFLPIHFLGRKIRRVYKKSFARIAEVFSRMHEVFTGIRVVKAYNTEKAESARFHNENRRYFKQVVRALRLQLLLSPAMEVVAVISTLVFFVYSYSQGISLTEIAALLAPAFMAYRPIKDLSKVVTSIQRSMAAADRYFELIDTDTSLPEKPDAVRLDEFKDKIELVDTEFSYDERKIIDGVSFEIPKGEMVAVVGETGSGKTTIANLIARFYDVTGGAVKIDGVDVRDYEIASLRRIIGVVNQDAILFNDTIANNIAYGCPDATREEIIEASKLANAHHFIVDGRHSDGYDTEVGDKGFRLSGGEKQRVAIARAILKNPPILILDEATSALDTVTEKLVQEALNRVMANRTVFAIAHRLSTIRNANRIIVLENGRIAEAGTHDELMAKHGIYCKLYNTQFQLDE; this comes from the coding sequence ATGGGACGCAAAAGCGGCAACGAGGGCGAATTCAAGGCGCAGAGCTATTTCCGGCTGCTGCGCTATGCCCGGCCTTACTGGTTCCGGCTCACGGTCGGAATCGTATCGGGCATTCTCGTCGGCGGCTCGCTGCTTGTGAGTCTGCTGATGATCCCGCGTCTGGTCGGCGCGGTCGAGCCGGGCGCCGGGGGAGACACTGCGGCTTTCGAAGCCGAAGCCCGGAACGTCGTCCAGGTTCTGGAGAAGCCGGAGCTGACTCGCGCGGAGAAGGAGAAAGCCGTGCAGGAGCTCCTGCACCCGGTCGACAACGACCCGCAGCTGACTAAAATCCTGAACGAAGCGCGCCGGGCGGCGGAGAAATACGGATTGCCGTTTTCGGTGGAGGGCCGTGAAATCGTCGTCAGCTGGCCGGTTTCGTTCCGGTTCGAGGCGATCGGGCCCGGCGGTCGCCTCGCGTGGCAGATTTTTGCCGTCTACGTGCTCGTTTTCGTGCTTGCCTGGACCGTGAAGAACCTCGCGACCTTCATCAGCAACTATTATACGCGCTGGGTCGGCGCGAAAGTCGTTTCGGACCTGCGCGACAAGGTGTTCGACAAGCTCGTGAACCAGTCGCTGCAGTATTACGGCAAGATCGACATCGGCCATCTGATCAGCCGCTCGACGAATGACACGTCCGCAATCGAAAACGCCGTGTCGAACTCCGTTGCGGACCTCACGAGCGCGCCGATCCAGATTTTCGCCTGCCTGGTCGCCATCCTCATGGCGTGCCGGGAGTACGACAGCTATTCGCTGGTCGTGATTCTGCTCGTCGGCGTGCCCGCGATTTTCCTGCCGATCCACTTCCTCGGCCGCAAGATCCGGCGGGTTTACAAGAAAAGTTTCGCCCGCATCGCGGAGGTGTTTTCGCGCATGCACGAGGTTTTCACCGGAATCCGGGTGGTCAAGGCGTACAACACCGAAAAGGCGGAAAGTGCGCGGTTTCACAACGAAAACCGCCGTTACTTCAAGCAGGTGGTCCGGGCGCTGCGGCTGCAGCTGCTGCTCTCGCCCGCAATGGAGGTTGTGGCGGTGATTTCGACGCTGGTCTTCTTCGTCTATTCGTACAGCCAGGGCATCTCGCTCACCGAGATCGCGGCGCTGCTGGCGCCGGCTTTCATGGCGTACCGGCCGATCAAGGATCTGTCGAAGGTCGTGACCTCGATCCAGCGGTCGATGGCCGCCGCGGACCGTTATTTCGAGCTGATCGATACCGACACGTCGCTGCCGGAGAAGCCCGACGCCGTCAGGCTTGATGAGTTCAAGGATAAAATCGAGCTCGTCGACACCGAATTCTCCTACGATGAACGCAAGATCATCGACGGCGTGAGCTTCGAGATTCCGAAGGGCGAAATGGTCGCCGTGGTCGGTGAGACCGGTTCCGGCAAAACGACGATTGCCAATCTCATCGCGCGCTTCTACGACGTGACCGGCGGTGCGGTGAAGATCGACGGCGTCGATGTGCGCGACTATGAAATCGCGTCGCTGCGCCGGATCATCGGCGTTGTGAATCAGGATGCGATCCTCTTTAACGACACGATCGCGAACAATATCGCCTACGGCTGCCCGGATGCGACGCGCGAGGAGATCATCGAGGCGTCAAAGCTTGCGAATGCGCATCACTTCATTGTGGACGGGCGCCATTCCGACGGTTACGACACCGAGGTCGGCGACAAGGGATTCCGGCTCTCCGGCGGCGAGAAGCAGCGTGTGGCGATCGCGCGGGCGATCCTCAAGAATCCGCCGATCCTGATTCTCGACGAAGCGACGAGCGCGCTCGATACGGTGACTGAAAAGCTCGTGCAGGAGGCGCTGAATCGGGTGATGGCGAACCGTACGGTTTTCGCCATTGCGCACCGTCTTTCGACGATCCGCAACGCGAACCGCATCATCGTGCTCGAGAACGGCCGAATCGCCGAGGCGGGGACGCATGACGAGCTGATGGCGAAACACGGAATTTACTGCAAACTTTACAATACGCAGTTTCAGCTTGATGAGTGA
- a CDS encoding EamA family transporter yields the protein MILGIILLAITGACWVIIGAVAGHAARRNLPVGTVQACSAVLSVLISSAVLYCRPDPECAFSIRFWTMASIFGSGFFNYFVIQLMSRAMKTGPNGIVWATIQSALIFPFLVGVLCFGVALTIPRLGGLAAIVTALALFGLARDNRVQGSGWKWAAVGSLLLAGINQNLSNLPSYFPEAAAVGSVSRSLAASLGTLTAFLIADWRTLPARTAALKNPLMWRYIACLSGSGLVTGYLLMYRGLNLVAEAGAGAISYPVLVSSCIVSFTLYSIFVLKEKPKPLQLGGLGLALCGIVLISLK from the coding sequence ATGATCCTCGGAATCATTCTGCTGGCCATCACCGGCGCCTGCTGGGTCATCATCGGCGCGGTGGCGGGACACGCCGCGCGCCGGAATCTTCCGGTCGGAACGGTGCAGGCGTGTTCGGCCGTGCTGTCGGTGCTGATCAGCAGCGCGGTGCTGTACTGCCGTCCCGATCCTGAATGCGCGTTTTCAATCCGATTCTGGACGATGGCGTCGATTTTCGGCTCGGGATTCTTCAACTACTTCGTCATCCAGCTGATGAGCCGGGCGATGAAAACCGGGCCGAACGGGATCGTCTGGGCGACGATTCAGTCCGCGCTGATCTTTCCGTTCCTGGTCGGCGTGCTCTGTTTCGGCGTGGCGCTGACCATACCGCGCCTCGGCGGACTGGCGGCGATCGTGACGGCGCTCGCGCTCTTCGGACTGGCCCGCGACAACCGCGTGCAGGGGAGCGGCTGGAAATGGGCTGCGGTCGGTTCGCTGCTGCTGGCCGGAATCAATCAGAATCTGTCGAATCTGCCGAGCTACTTTCCGGAAGCGGCGGCGGTCGGCAGCGTGAGCCGCTCCCTGGCGGCGTCGCTCGGGACGCTGACCGCGTTCCTGATCGCCGACTGGCGGACGCTGCCGGCCCGGACGGCAGCGCTGAAGAATCCGCTGATGTGGCGTTACATTGCATGCCTCTCCGGAAGCGGGCTGGTCACAGGGTATCTGCTGATGTACCGCGGGCTGAATCTGGTAGCTGAAGCGGGAGCGGGAGCGATCAGTTATCCGGTTCTGGTGTCGAGCTGCATCGTCTCATTCACGCTGTACAGCATCTTCGTTCTGAAGGAGAAACCGAAGCCTCTGCAGCTCGGCGGCCTCGGCCTCGCGCTTTGCGGCATCGTGCTGATCTCGCTGAAGTAA
- a CDS encoding glycoside hydrolase family 28 protein: MMYNDVKEFGAVGDGVTKDTQAIQAALDAGGLVFFPPGTYLSGTLHLRSGGGLLLSPGATLLASPDPEDYNKDDFCPQNRVFQTEIVSGRHLIAAVEVKDIAICGGGRICGNDSAWLTEPDHTLGVTPPFLKRRPDRPGQMLFFCECSNITIHDVELTGATYWHCFLHGCENVGIHGIRIHSNPRVINNDGIDIDCCRQVTISDCIIETGDDCITLRGNSEPLKTMHACEYVTVSNCILSSYFANAIRVGVGGGEIRHCCFNGISIFRTRTAICLVSRYSSVSRGVDISDIDFCNMQLHAKRPFNIKLDNAEDEPSPCRRTIRDIRFSNVSGTAQLTGFISGTTEGKIERLRFQNISLIYGGCGTRPDRDENGHWGCRSTCNAIELTHTSDIVFSDVSINYDETASGWKHDISARNCNVLTFNRCHFSNETDEQ; encoded by the coding sequence ATGATGTATAACGATGTGAAGGAATTCGGAGCTGTCGGAGATGGTGTAACAAAGGATACACAGGCGATTCAGGCTGCCCTCGATGCCGGCGGGCTGGTATTCTTTCCGCCAGGAACCTATCTCTCAGGAACTCTCCACCTGAGAAGCGGGGGCGGACTTCTGCTTTCTCCCGGCGCAACCCTGCTTGCCAGCCCCGATCCCGAGGATTATAACAAAGATGATTTCTGTCCGCAAAATCGTGTATTCCAAACGGAGATCGTGAGCGGCAGACACCTGATAGCAGCCGTGGAAGTAAAAGATATCGCCATCTGCGGCGGAGGGCGCATCTGTGGTAACGACTCGGCATGGTTGACCGAACCGGATCATACGCTCGGCGTGACTCCTCCGTTTCTGAAGCGCCGACCGGACCGGCCGGGGCAGATGCTTTTCTTCTGCGAGTGCAGCAATATTACGATTCATGATGTGGAGTTGACCGGGGCTACCTATTGGCACTGTTTCCTGCACGGTTGCGAAAATGTCGGCATTCACGGGATCCGGATCCATTCCAACCCCAGGGTTATAAACAACGACGGAATTGATATCGACTGCTGCCGTCAGGTAACGATCAGCGACTGCATCATCGAAACGGGCGATGACTGCATCACCCTGCGCGGAAACAGCGAACCGCTCAAAACAATGCACGCATGTGAATACGTGACTGTTTCGAATTGTATCCTCAGCAGTTATTTTGCGAATGCAATCCGGGTGGGAGTCGGAGGCGGAGAGATCCGGCACTGCTGCTTCAACGGCATTTCGATCTTCCGGACACGAACAGCAATCTGCCTGGTCTCCCGCTATTCTTCGGTAAGCCGCGGGGTGGATATCTCCGATATCGATTTCTGCAATATGCAGCTTCACGCAAAACGCCCGTTCAACATCAAGCTTGACAATGCCGAGGACGAACCGTCACCATGTCGGCGAACCATTCGGGACATCCGTTTCTCAAATGTGTCGGGAACTGCACAGTTGACCGGCTTTATCAGCGGAACGACAGAAGGAAAAATCGAACGTCTGCGTTTTCAGAACATTTCCCTTATCTATGGCGGTTGTGGCACACGGCCGGACCGCGATGAAAACGGTCACTGGGGATGTAGATCCACCTGCAACGCCATCGAGCTCACTCATACATCCGATATCGTATTCTCAGATGTCTCGATCAATTATGACGAAACCGCATCCGGCTGGAAACACGATATTTCCGCCCGCAACTGCAACGTCCTCACCTTCAACCGTTGTCATTTTTCCAACGAAACGGATGAACAATAA
- a CDS encoding SIR2 family NAD-dependent protein deacylase — MYEELKRLLRESEHTVAFTGAGISTLSGIRDFRGKNGVYLEPWHGKPVEEILSLDCFLAEPQLFYGWAKEFIYRLDDFHPAAVHRVLARLEEAGRLDSVYTQNIDLLHRKAGSRRVFELHGSPAQHHCLRCSRMFSYREIAPLVLDDRIPRCECGGLIKPDIVFYGENLDEALLDRAFAELGRARLLLVLGSSLTVQPAASLPLATCRGGGKIVIVNAQPTPLDRYAALRYDDLQAVFDALAAEAWE; from the coding sequence ATGTATGAGGAATTGAAACGGCTGCTCCGGGAATCGGAGCACACCGTCGCCTTCACCGGCGCCGGGATATCGACCCTCTCCGGCATCCGCGACTTTCGCGGCAAAAACGGCGTTTATCTCGAACCGTGGCACGGAAAACCGGTGGAGGAGATCCTGTCGCTCGACTGCTTCCTCGCCGAACCGCAGCTGTTCTACGGCTGGGCGAAGGAGTTCATTTACCGGCTGGACGATTTCCATCCCGCCGCCGTCCACCGTGTTCTGGCCCGGCTTGAGGAGGCCGGAAGGCTCGACTCGGTTTACACCCAGAATATCGACCTGCTGCACAGGAAGGCCGGGAGCCGCCGCGTTTTTGAACTTCACGGCAGTCCCGCGCAGCATCACTGCCTCCGGTGCAGCAGGATGTTCAGCTACCGCGAGATCGCTCCGCTGGTGCTGGACGACCGGATTCCGCGTTGTGAATGCGGCGGCCTGATCAAGCCGGATATCGTCTTTTACGGGGAAAATCTCGACGAAGCCCTGCTCGACCGGGCTTTTGCCGAGTTGGGGAGGGCCCGGCTGCTGCTGGTTCTCGGCAGCAGTCTCACGGTCCAGCCCGCCGCCTCCTTGCCGCTGGCGACCTGCCGCGGCGGCGGAAAAATCGTGATCGTCAATGCCCAGCCGACTCCGCTCGACCGTTACGCCGCCCTTCGTTACGACGATCTGCAGGCGGTTTTCGACGCGCTGGCGGCCGAGGCGTGGGAGTGA
- the putP gene encoding sodium/proline symporter PutP → MYTPIFAMTPYQMTWQTYLTFGLYLLLMIGTGLYFCWRANNNLEDYLLGGRGLGSWVTALSAQASDMSGWLLMGLPGAVYFFGINQMWIAVGLLGGTLLNWLIVAPRLRVYTGMMDSLTLNSFLDRRFRAPKNLIRIAGAVFTLFFFTVYAAAGLVSAGKLFETMFGIDYVAAVLIGAGVMIFYTLLGGFLAVCWTDLFQGILMFLAIVVLPIYAYTTLPAGSIEQAFAARDISFSLLPPEQTTPAALLAVVSLAAWGLGYFGQPHILVRFMGIRSVRLFPRATAIAMVWVVISLAGAVWIGALAAPMFPGLDKVNSENVFIYMIGRLFHPLPGGILLAAILAAIMSTIDSQLLVSSSSLTDDVYKHLLRPQCGEREELWVSRFSVIVITVVACALAFDRDSSIFDLVTFAWGGFGAIFGPAVLFALYSKRMTWLPVFSGMVAGLVVLLVWKAFHWNAMMYEIVPGFIANILTILIVDRFAGLKNPETEREFETMVAEIKAFRTE, encoded by the coding sequence TTGTATACGCCGATTTTTGCGATGACGCCCTACCAGATGACCTGGCAGACCTATCTCACGTTCGGACTTTATCTGCTGCTCATGATCGGTACCGGTCTCTATTTCTGCTGGCGCGCGAACAACAATCTCGAGGATTACCTGCTCGGCGGCCGCGGGCTCGGCAGCTGGGTCACGGCACTTTCGGCGCAGGCCAGCGACATGTCCGGCTGGCTGCTGATGGGGCTGCCCGGAGCGGTCTACTTTTTCGGCATCAACCAGATGTGGATCGCGGTCGGCCTGCTGGGCGGGACGCTGCTGAACTGGCTCATCGTCGCGCCGCGGCTGCGGGTCTACACCGGCATGATGGATTCGCTGACGCTCAACAGCTTCCTGGACCGCCGTTTCCGGGCGCCGAAGAACCTGATCCGCATCGCCGGGGCGGTTTTCACGCTCTTCTTCTTCACGGTCTACGCCGCGGCCGGCCTGGTCAGCGCCGGGAAGCTCTTCGAAACGATGTTCGGCATCGACTATGTCGCCGCCGTGCTGATCGGGGCGGGAGTCATGATCTTCTATACGCTGCTCGGCGGCTTTCTTGCGGTCTGCTGGACCGACCTGTTCCAGGGAATCCTGATGTTCCTCGCGATTGTGGTTCTGCCGATTTACGCGTACACGACGCTCCCGGCCGGCAGTATCGAGCAGGCGTTTGCGGCGCGGGACATCTCGTTTTCACTGCTGCCGCCGGAGCAGACGACTCCGGCCGCGCTGCTGGCGGTCGTGTCGCTCGCGGCGTGGGGGCTCGGCTATTTCGGGCAGCCGCACATCCTCGTGCGTTTCATGGGGATCAGATCGGTCCGGCTGTTTCCGCGCGCGACCGCCATCGCGATGGTGTGGGTCGTGATTTCGCTGGCCGGGGCGGTCTGGATCGGCGCGCTGGCGGCCCCGATGTTTCCGGGACTTGACAAGGTCAATTCCGAAAATGTCTTCATCTATATGATCGGGCGGCTGTTCCATCCGCTGCCGGGCGGAATCCTGCTGGCGGCGATCCTCGCGGCGATCATGTCGACGATCGACTCGCAGCTGCTGGTCTCCTCTTCGAGCCTGACCGACGACGTTTACAAACACCTGCTGCGGCCGCAATGCGGTGAGAGGGAGGAACTCTGGGTCAGCCGCTTTTCGGTGATCGTCATCACCGTGGTCGCCTGCGCGCTGGCCTTCGACCGCGACAGCTCGATCTTCGATCTCGTGACTTTCGCCTGGGGCGGCTTCGGCGCGATTTTCGGTCCGGCGGTTCTCTTTGCGCTCTACTCGAAGCGGATGACCTGGCTGCCGGTCTTCAGCGGCATGGTGGCCGGACTCGTCGTGCTGCTGGTCTGGAAGGCGTTCCACTGGAACGCGATGATGTACGAGATCGTGCCGGGGTTCATCGCGAACATCCTGACGATCCTTATCGTGGACCGTTTCGCCGGGCTGAAGAATCCGGAGACGGAAAGGGAGTTCGAAACCATGGTCGCCGAAATCAAGGCGTTCCGGACGGAATAA